A genomic window from Glycine soja cultivar W05 chromosome 10, ASM419377v2, whole genome shotgun sequence includes:
- the LOC114370063 gene encoding transcription factor E2FA-like, whose amino-acid sequence MSSAAGAPDRRASPPRVAAGAPTRPPLKRHLAFITKPPFAPPDEYHSFSSIGSRRAADEAVVVRSPYIMKRKSGMNDSEGESLAQKWSNSPGYTNVSNVTNNSPFKTPVSAKGGRTQKAKASKGRSCPPTPISNAGSPSPLTPASSCRYDSSLGLLTKKFINLVKHAEDGILDLNKAAETLEVQKRRIYDITNVLEGIGLIEKKLKNRIHWKGIESATSGDVDGDISLLKAEVEKLSLEEQGIDDQIREMQERLRNLSENENNQKCLFVTEEDIKDLPCFQNETLIAIKAPHGTTLEVPDPEEAVDYPQRRYRIILRSTMGPIDVYLISQFEEKFEEVNGAELPMIPLASSSGSNEQLMTEIVTAECSGKELEPQTQLSSHAFSDASQEFAGGMMKIVPSDVDNDADYWLLSDADISITDMWRTDSSVDWNGVDMLHPDFGVISRPQTPSSGFAEVPSTAANSIQK is encoded by the exons ATGTCCAGCGCCGCCGGAGCTCCCGATCGCCGCGCCTCTCCGCCGCGGGTGGCTGCCGGCGCCCCCACCCGCCCGCCGCTCAAGCGCCACCTCGCCTTCATCACGAAACCGCCCTTCGCCCCGCCTGACGAGTACCACAGCTTCTCCAGTATTGGCTCCCGCCGCGCCGCCGATGAAGCCGTCGTCGTTAGATCTCCG TACATCATGAAGCGGAAGAGTGGAATGAATGACAGTGAAGGGGAGTCACTAGCACAAAAGTGGAGTAACAGTCCTGGATACACTAATGTTAGCAATGTAACAAATAATAGTCCCTTTAAAACTCCTGTGTCTGCAAAAGGGGGAAGGACACAGAAGGCAAAGGCTTCCAAAGGCAGATCATGTCCTCCGACACCCATCTCAAATGCTG GTTCCCCTTCTCCTCTTACTCCTGCTAGCAGCTGTCGTTATGACAGTTCCTTAG GTCTCTTGACAAAAAAGTTCATCAATTTGGTCAAACATGCAGAGGATGGTATTCTTGACCTAAATAAAGCAGCAGAAACTTTGGAG gtGCAAAAGAGGAGAATATATGACATAACTAATGTTTTGGAAGGCATTGGTCTCATTGAAAAGAAGCTCAAGAACAGAATACATTGGAA GGGAATTGAATCTGCTACATCTGGTGATGTGGATGGTGATATCTCTTTGCTTAAG GCAGAAGTTGAGAAACTTTCTTTGGAGGAGCAGGGAATAGATGATCAAATAAG GGAAATGCAAGAAAGGCTGAGGAATttgagtgaaaatgaaaacaaccaGAA gTGCCTTTTTGTGACTGAAGAAGATATTAAGGACCTACCTTGCTTCCAG AATGAAACTCTAATAGCAATTAAAGCTCCGCATGGAACCACCCTGGAAGTCCCCGATCCTGAGGAA GCTGTAGACTATCCACAGAGAAGATATAGAATCATTCTTAGAAGCACAATGGGTCCCATTGATGTCTATCTTATCAG TCAATTTGAAGAGAAATTTGAAGAAGTTAATGGTGCTGAGCTCCCAATGATCCCACTTGCTTCCAGTTCTGGTTCCAATGAGCAACTAATGACAGAAATTGTTACTGCTGAATGCAGCGGAAAAGAACTTGAACCTCAAACTCAGCTCTCTTCTCATGCATTCTCTGATGCTTCACAAGAGTTTGCTGGTGGCATGATGAAGATTGTCCCTTCAGATGTTGAT AATGATGCAGACTATTGGCTTCTATCAGATGCTGACATTAGTATAACAGATATGTGGAGAACAGATT CTAGTGTCGATTGGAATGGTGTAGACATGCTTCATCCTGACTTTGGAGTCATTTCAAGGCCTCAAACTCCATCATCTGGGTTTGCTGAAGTGCCATCAACAGCAGCAAACTCTATTCAGAAGTGA